TGTCATAAGATGAATCGTGCCTCTATCGCATGTAATTAAAACCTCTCCCAATTCTTTGGGACTCTGGGAATTAACGTAACACCTTAACTTatccatatttctttattttatttttaaattttatctaaatgcaagttagttaacatatagtgtaataacagtttcaggagtagaatttagtgattcatcacttgcatagaacacccagtgctcgtcatttatcttcatttcttacaATCTTAGTAGAGGAACATCACTGTATGATGCATCCAGTAAACATCCCCATGCAGATGGTGGTCATCTGCTTTCGCTGCCTCAGAGTTTGAAATAATGTGCCTGCGGCCAGCTCTCTGAAAGGAGAGGACCCCGCAGTTTGACCCTCTGCCTTTGTACTTGGTGCCCCTAACCTGCTCTCCCCATTCTCTGGGCCCCCAAAGTGGACGTctgaaatgcaattgatttttatttttatttttaaaaggttatttatttagtgagagagcaagcatgagtgggggaaagggcagagagagagagagagagagagaatcccaagcaggccctgcaccctgatgtggagtttgaacccgcgaaccgtgagatcatgacctgagccgaaactaaagagtcggacgcttaatcaactgagccccccaggggccccccagaaatgcagttgatttttggACATTGATGATATGTCCAGACACATTGCATAAATCCTTTTCAAATTAGAATCATGGATCTTTATATGATTTTGAATAGTCAATGCACACAATTTTGGGATCCATTAATAATCAATACAGCATTATTCTATCCATTTAGTgcttatcactttttttttttttgctttatttaattgGCTGGTTACTTATTGAATACAAGTGGCAGCACCGAACATGGTTGTCTGAGTCTCCTTCACAGCACAAAGGTTTCAAGCTTTTGCCTGTAAAAATTATCCCTATTATAAATTGGCGATCTGTTTTATCAAAAGCTTTGCATCTGTTGCTGTTGTCTTGCTttactatttcttattttgatgttTGAAGTGTATTGATTTTGGATATGAAACTCACCAggcattcctgaaaaaaaaaagatacctgcaTTGTCATGACATGTTAACCTATTTTATAGATCGCTGAAACTTGTCTCTGGATATTTTGTTTAGGGACCTATACCTGAGTCCATGCGACGGAGCTCACCGTGATTTTCCCAGTTTGTAGTTTTCTTGCCAGGTTTTcgtgttaatttttgtttttctggcctGATAAAATGTGTCAGGGGAgcattccttctttctctgttctctggggAAGCCTGTGTAAGTTTGGTATgcgtatgtgtgcatgtgtgtccacATGTGTGCTCACGTGTTTGTGGGTGTAGGTGTGTCCATATGCCCACGTGTGCATACGGGTGTTCACAGgttcttgtgtgtgtatgtgtgtgttcatgtgtgtaggtgtttctgtgtctgtgtgtgctcAAGTGTGTGTTCACATGTTCACATGTATGTAGGTCTGTCCATGTGTCTGCGTGTGCGttcacatatttgtgtgtgttcatgtgtccACATGTATGTAAGCCTGTCCATGTGTCTCTGCGTGCGTGTGTGTTACTGTGTTTGTGCGTATATGTGTCCATGTGTCTGCGTGTGCGttcacatatttgtgtgtgttcaCGTGTCCACATGTATGTAAGCCTGTCCGTGTGTCTCTGCGTGCGTGTGTGTTACTGTGTTTGTGCGTATATGTGTCCATGTGTCTGCGTGTGCGttcacatatttgtgtgtgttcaCGTGTTCACATGTATGTAGGCCTGTCCATGTgtctgtgcatgcatgtgtgttcacgtgtttgtgtttatatgtgtgtatttgtgccTGTGTGTCCacatgtgtgtttgcatgttcaCATGTATGTAGGTGTGtccatgcatgtgtgtgtgtatttttatgagTACATCAATGTTTGGAGGCATTCATCAGTGAAACTCTCCAGACTCAGTTCACTTTGTGGAAAAAACTTTAATTGTGTATtcaacatattttatacatacgGCATTTAGAGTTTCTATTTATCCCTATTccatcattttgcatttttgagAATTGTCCATTTCCTCTACATTTTCTAATGTATTAGCACAAAatcattaataatataataataagtaataaaaataaacaataattctGTTATGTATTTAAAGTCTATAGGATGTGATGCTGTGCTCATAatgtcctctttctctgtctgtctgtctgtctctctctctctctctctgtctttcttggcATTGTGGCTAGGATTTATGAATATGTTTCATGTTTTCACGAATAAACATTTTGGGCTTTATTGATTAtgctctattttttgtttgtcttcatTAGTAGCTACTCTTATCgctataattttcttccttctaccttcATTTGGAataatttgctattttttctaaattcttggtACAATAGTTTATGCCATTGACTTtttaggctttttcttttctaatacgTTCGTTCCTGGTTGCTGATTTTCCTGCGCCATAGGTCTGATGTGTAACATTTACATTATTCAGCGTAAGCATTCTCCCAtttccattttggttttcttatttcgCTCACGGATTATTGAGAAGTCTGTTGCTTTATTTCCAAAATGTAGGGGCTCTAGCTATCTTTGATGGCAGAATCCGGTCACTCCCAGAGGGTCCCAGGAGTTCTTACTGGTCTAGGTTAGGAGTCCAAGCTGGCTGGGGCCATTGGGCGGCCTCTGTGGGCAGCTCCTGCGCCTCCTGGGGTCCCCGcggtcccctccctggagtgtgGGCTGTGGGGCCTTCCTGGGCTAGCGGATGGCCAGAGCAGCATACACGCTGGGCTCTGCTGGAGGCTCCCCGGCTTGGGAGGAATGGGGTGCACTCGTCTCCCGTCTGAGCGTCAAGCGGTTCAGCTGGGCGTAGGTCACATCTGGGGGGGCGTCAGATGCGGCAGCCTGCAGTgggcggagggagaggggaggtgtgtggtTGGGGTGGGGCgagcctgggagcctggagaAGAGAGGACCCACCTGACTGTCCATCTGCCTGTCTTCCTCTGCTTGTTTGTCTTCTGTGTCCGGCAATCCCCCCCACAGCGGGGAAGGAGAAGTGGCCGGTCCCCGACTGAGTCTTGATCTTGAGTGGCTCACCTGGGCATACGTCGTTCCTTGGGGGTCTCCATCCTCCGCGTCCTGCTGGGGACAGACAGTGAGGGGGAGATTCGTCTCCTTGATTCCACTCGACAGCCTCGGTGAGTTTTCCACACTGGTGCCAGAGTGATGCTTTCGAACTTTTAGGCAGCTTAGGTCAATCTCCTGGTGGACTCCTCAGGGACTTCCTGagccttggggcatctgggtgcttCCTACGGCTCTGAATCTGTTCCTGACACTGTTTCCTGCTCATTTGGCTCCAACCACATGGCCGTCACCCCCACCTTCCTGAAAACGCATGTTGCTGCCTAAGGACCTTTGCGCCTGctacccccacctcctgccttaTTTTCCCCAGCCACACTTTGCACTCCAGGACGCTGCCCACTTCCTCGCATACGGTCTGTCGCCCACGAGGTGAGCTCGCCGAGCGTGGGTCAGGTTTGCTCACTGTCGTGCCTGCAGCACTAGGTGGGGCCTGGTAAACGGTGGGCTCTCCGTGCACATTTGCCGGGCAAATGAACGAATGGGGCCTAGAGACCTGCGGGTGATTCCTTTCTTCACGCACCCTCTTGAGACCTGGGCGAGCACCCCAACAACCGGAAGTCCGACGGCGGGTGAGGACCAGTCAAGGGGGGCATGTGGGAGGTCCCGCGAGGTCCCGGCAAGAGGCCCCGGGGTGCCCAAGGAGGGAGAGGGCACCCGTGGGACACCGCCACGACCGGGTGGTGTGAGGACACGGGAGTGTCCGTTGGTTTACGTTTGGCACCAGGAGGGCCCTCGGGGTCTGCACGGGAGCAGGGGTCTCACCCGCTGGTCCAGCTCCACCCCCTCCTCGGGCTGTGCGTCTTGCACGGCGGCATCTGCTGGGGCAGAAAGGGGGGCGTAGCTCTTGGCAAGGTCCCCTGGGCTCACACCCCACCCCGCGGTCCAGGGGCTCCAGTGGCGGCTGAGGGGCCGAGGCCACACGTGCAGGAACGCCGTCCTCACTCCCAGccaccagcccctcccagcccccaccccccagggcgGCCCCACTCCTCTCACAGAGGGCCTCCTCCTGGGTGGCGGCAGCTGGCCCGGAGCTGGGGAGGAGATGGGGTGTTAGGGGGCATAGACGGGCAGGCGGGTGGGGGCCCGGGGGTCTGCGGGCACGAGTTACCTGTCCTGCAGGCCTCTGTCCTGGGGCTCTGGGTCTGCGGCCCCTGCAGGAAGTTGGGAATCAGCCTCCCCCTGGGCTGGGAGGTTACGACCCCCGCCACGTGATCCCAGAGGAAAGGAACCCTTCACACATATTGCCCGTGTTTCAACATCTCCCGAGAcggaagagaagaaaacacctTCAATTGGCACATGGGCGCCGACCTTAGGTGTTTTCTTTCTAGCCTCTCCGACGTGAGACTCTGCAGAAGTGTCTTTCCACGCTGGCCTTTCCCGCGTCTGGTTTCCCTCTGGCTGGCGCCCTGAGCCACTCTCCATCCACCCGCGGGAGAGCCACCACCCCCTGGGGCTGGTCACCCCCGTCCCTTCTCACCCGGCTTCCTGCCTTTGCCCTGACGCCGGCGACGGACGAGGACGACGACGAGGAGGCAGAGCAGCAGGACGAAGGCCCCCGCGGCCCCGATGAGGACGTACAGGTACCGGTTGGGACCTTGGGCAGAGCCACACCGTGAAGGAGCCAGTGATGCCATTTAACTGggcgcctgctgtgtgccaggcacgtgctgggctctgggcatTCACCTCTGACCCTGTCAAGGGTCACGCAGCAGGGgactgccgccccccccccccccactccacagacaggaaagtgaggcacagggaggctgATCACGTGTCCCAGGTGGCCCAGCGTggaggtggcagggctgggactggAACCCGGGCTGTGGGTTCCCTGCGCTCTCCGCATGCTGCCCCCCAAGGCCGACACCAACTTGGGGCTCTGGGCTCCTCATCTGCAGGCGGGTCTGTCCCAGGGTCTTCGTCTGGGGCCGAGGGTCCTTCCAGATTCCCCTCACTACCTGAAGGCCCCCAGCCATtgtcctcccgcccctccccctccagggtCATCCCACCGCTGCAGGGGGTCAGGTCCCCATAGAATCCCGACCCGGAGGGGCTTCCCCGTGAGCCCTCCTCTCCCCCCGGAGGGGGCCAGAGCCACGGCCAGAACTGAGGGGAAATCTAATCTGGGCCACGACTCTCTCCTTTacacctggggaaactgaggcccaggcaggggaggggcgtgTCCAAGCCAGTGTCTCCAGAGGTGCCTGAACTGATGGTGTAACCAACCCCTGCTCCCATGGACCCACCCGCCTCCTCCTGACAGAGACCTTCACTTGCCCGCAGAGGCTCCTGGGgtcggggagggtggggggtgggcagagggggctgcctcttccccagctgggcccccaccctctccctctgccatgaccaccccagccctcctcccccggCCTCAGAGCCCCTGGAGCCTGGTGGCCGCCCTGGCATCTCTGAAACACGGGAAGGAAAGCCCTGGACAGAAGTCACCGTGACTCACCAGCTGTTGAGCTGGGATCTGTGGCTGGGGGGCCGGGCTCTCCAGAGGATCCTGGGGGGAAAGGCGGTAGtagaggagggggctggagttTCCCTTCAAGACCCTGTCTCTGCTTACAGTCTTCTCCCTCATGTGCCCTGCGGCCCCCAgagccctcctcctccacttggaGCATTGTGGTGACGGAGAcaaggaaaggggcagggagggaggggcatgtTTCCCTCCTGTGCTCGGAGGGGCGGACCCCTCGGGTGACACTTCCCCTGAGCCCCTTCCATTATGTCTCAGCCCAGGGCTCTCTTGGGCACAGGGCCCTGAAGACAACATTGGGACACagaggggacagggctggggcCCCTCACCTGAGACCTGGAGCTCCAGGGGGTCACTGGGGTGTGACAACAGGTAGGGGAAGTTGCTGTATGAGCTGTAGCACCTGTAGGTCCCCCCCTGGGCTGAGGTCACAGGATTCATGGAGAATTTGGCCTGGTAATGACGATCTCGGTACTCTGATCTAAGACGCAGGGGAGGGTCGGCTGCCCCCTCCTTGGACAGAAGGAAAGTGTCCACAAAGCTCCAGGACTGACACAGCAGGGTCACATTCTCTCCTGAGGCCACCGTGGGTCCTGGCTGCACTGAGAGGGAGGGTGTGTAGGAGAGCTGTcctggagagaggaaggcaggtgaGGGGATGTCCATCCTTGCTCTGAACTGAGTCTGTCTGTCTATCCTCTgagtctctccccttccccatcccctgtctctctgtctctctccctccctggggaCCCCACACCCCTGACCCCAGCCACCAACACCTGGGACACCCCCAGCAGGGCCTGTGCAGAGTCGGGGGCCCTGACTGAACCCGTGTCCCCTCACCTGTGACCAGGATGTCCAGGGGGTCACTGGGGGCCGACCACTCGGAGGAGAGGTTGTGTCCACCATAGCACGTGTACCGGCCCCCGTGGGAGCCGCTCACTGGGCCCAGGGGGAAGTCGGCCCCcgagagcccagcctggggctgcaGACTAAGGTGCTGGGGAAGGTCACGTGCCGCCTCCTTGGACAGAGCGAATCTGTCATAGCCGACGTCAGAGCGACACTGGAGGGTCAGCCTCTGTCCAGGGGTCACGACGGGGCTCTGCTGGGTCAggagggagggcttcctggacaCACCTGGGAGACAACCAGTCGTGGATTGAGGAGCAGATTCTCCCCAAACCTCTCTTCTCCTGTCCTGACCCCCAGGTCTCAGTGTctctcacattctgtgtctctgacctgtgagatcccgtgtctccctcaccccaccctgtgATGGGGCTCCCCTGGGAGCAGAGCCTCCATAACTTGTCTGGTGGTCAAAACACGGATGCAACAAAAATCAGCTTCCCTCACCTGAGACCAGGAGCTCCAGGGGGTCACTGGAGAGTGACCACATGTGGGGGATGTTGCTGTAATAGCCATAGCATCTGAAGGTCCACCTGGTGCTGGGGGTCACAGGGCCCACAGGAAACAGGGCCTGGAACTGCCCACTGGTGTGTCGCTGGGAGTCGAGGGTCCAGGCGGGTCTGGGTTCTCCTTCCCTCATCAGGACGAACCTATGGAATGCCGTCCATGAGGTGCACTGGAGGGTCACCTTCCCTCCTGAGGTCACGACGGGTCTGGGCAGGGCTGAGAGATGGGGTTTGATTTGGAATCctaggagaggaggagggggcgtgTTAAATGGGGCTTAGATTCCACCCCCCACAACACCCCCAGGGCTGGACTGTGAGGGGAGACACGCTGGGAGGAGACcccctccctgagggcagagcctggggcGGGGACCCTGAGGGGGCTCGCACCTGTCACCACCAGCTCCAGGGGGTCACTGCGCTCTGACAAGCCAGCGGGGCTTCGATAGGAACAGTGATACCGTCCTGCATGTCTATCTGTCATGTGTGTGATGGAGAACTTGGCCTTGTTCCCAGGCTCTAGTGTGGGCTGTCTGTCCAGGTACACTGAGCCTTCCTCTTTATACACATGGAGCTTCAGGGCCTCCAGGGTCCCCTGACACCAGATGTTCACAGCGCTACCCCAGGGGaccacagagcctggctcagccCAGAtggagggtgtggggagggtccctggaaggaaacagaggctgtATCACAAGACCTTCCCCACCCTCAGTTCTTAGCTCAGCCCCAAACCCCCAGACGTCCCCTCCCCATCTGCCCAGAACTGCTGTCCTCCATTACCAGCTGCCTGGTGGGTGACCCCCGTCCCCAGTGAGGAAGTGGGATGGGACACCTGGGGACACACTCACCTGCCTGCACTTGGGTCCTGGGTTCCACACTCAGACCTGGAAGAGAGAGTCCCTGTGAGAGGATGGCCCCGAGTCCTGAGCAATACCCCTCCTCCCGATGACCCTCCTGTGCCTGAGGTCTTTGACTGCCCAGGGCCTGGTTGTGGGGTGGGTCCCTCCCAGACTAGGGCATCCCCTACCCTCCTGAGATCTCACCGAGGAGGAGCAGGGCCGTGAGGGTGGGGGTCATGGCGTCTCTGCCTCTGGCTCCGGCTGTGCAGAGGGAGGGACCTTGGTGCTTCGAGGACAGACAGAAGCACAGGGTGTGGCCACTTGGGGGCTGGCCTGCCTGGTCATGGGGTTGTCACGTCAGCAGCCCCACAGGAAGGGGAACAGCCTGTTTCCAGGGGCCCAACTCTGGTGTCCATGATGGTGCAGCAAGTGGACCCAAGGCTTCCTGAGATGTCCCATCCAGGTGAGGAGACCAGGGCACGTGCTTCCCTCCCAGAGCCTCCCCTACGAGTTCTCCTTCATTCTCAGCACATCCCCGGGGGTCCTCACCTCCCACGGGGTCCCCAGGCCCCGGAGATGCTGCAGGGGGTGTGGGTTCCGGCTCCTCTGCGGCCTCATGTCAGTGCAGACACAGCTGTGACATTTGTGCATGGCTCAGGTCAAGGTCACCAGGGTCATGCACACAGAGGAGAAATACAGggaaacagggaaggaaacaaaaaccctCTCTTCACCTGGGGCCGGgggctttctttctgtctcagccTTCAGGGTCTTCTCTATCTTCCTGTGTCATCGTCCACCCCCCATCCTGGGAACACAGCTGTGagtccctcctgcctcccagtgCCCCTCATTCCTGGGGCAAAGCTGTCTTAGCCATTCTGGGGTCCTGCCTGTAAACTTTAGGGGACATTTATTTGGGGTAGAGGTTACATTTTGAAGGAAAACCTCTTCAGCAAAATATTCCCGGAGCATCCACTGTCAACATGGCCTTGGGTGGTAAtgttctctctctgagcctcagtttcctcatctgatgCATTTTGTCCTGAACTGCAAACCCCGGGGTGGTTGTGGGGATTTGGTGCCAGGGGCACAGGAGTGAAGAGTCACTGTGAGTTTCCAGACCAGGCAAGATGAGCCTGGGCTGGGTCCTGA
The Lynx canadensis isolate LIC74 chromosome E2, mLynCan4.pri.v2, whole genome shotgun sequence genome window above contains:
- the LOC115502657 gene encoding leukocyte immunoglobulin-like receptor subfamily A member 6 isoform X7, with the protein product MHKCHSCVCTDMRPQRSRNPHPLQHLRGLGTPWEAGQPPSGHTLCFCLSSKHQGPSLCTAGARGRDAMTPTLTALLLLGLSVEPRTQVQAGTLPTPSIWAEPGSVVPWGSAVNIWCQGTLEALKLHVYKEEGSVYLDRQPTLEPGNKAKFSITHMTDRHAGRYHCSYRSPAGLSERSDPLELVVTGFQIKPHLSALPRPVVTSGGKVTLQCTSWTAFHRFVLMREGEPRPAWTLDSQRHTSGQFQALFPVGPVTPSTRWTFRCYGYYSNIPHMWSLSSDPLELLVSGVSRKPSLLTQQSPVVTPGQRLTLQCRSDVGYDRFALSKEAARDLPQHLSLQPQAGLSGADFPLGPVSGSHGGRYTCYGGHNLSSEWSAPSDPLDILVTGQLSYTPSLSVQPGPTVASGENVTLLCQSWSFVDTFLLSKEGAADPPLRLRSEYRDRHYQAKFSMNPVTSAQGGTYRCYSSYSNFPYLLSHPSDPLELQVSGSSGEPGPPATDPSSTAGPNRYLYVLIGAAGAFVLLLCLLVVVLVRRRRQGKGRKPGAADPEPQDRGLQDSSGPAAATQEEALCERSGAALGGGGWEGLVAGSEDGVPARVASAPQPPLEPLDRGVGCEPRGPCQELRPPFCPSRCRRARRTARGGGGAGPAAGRGGWRPPRNDVCPGCRI
- the LOC115502657 gene encoding leukocyte immunoglobulin-like receptor subfamily A member 6 isoform X6, coding for MHKCHSCVCTDMRPQRSRNPHPLQHLRGLGTPWEAGQPPSGHTLCFCLSSKHQGPSLCTAGARGRDAMTPTLTALLLLGLSVEPRTQVQAGTLPTPSIWAEPGSVVPWGSAVNIWCQGTLEALKLHVYKEEGSVYLDRQPTLEPGNKAKFSITHMTDRHAGRYHCSYRSPAGLSERSDPLELVVTGFQIKPHLSALPRPVVTSGGKVTLQCTSWTAFHRFVLMREGEPRPAWTLDSQRHTSGQFQALFPVGPVTPSTRWTFRCYGYYSNIPHMWSLSSDPLELLVSGVSRKPSLLTQQSPVVTPGQRLTLQCRSDVGYDRFALSKEAARDLPQHLSLQPQAGLSGADFPLGPVSGSHGGRYTCYGGHNLSSEWSAPSDPLDILVTGQLSYTPSLSVQPGPTVASGENVTLLCQSWSFVDTFLLSKEGAADPPLRLRSEYRDRHYQAKFSMNPVTSAQGGTYRCYSSYSNFPYLLSHPSDPLELQVSGSSGEPGPPATDPSSTAGPNRYLYVLIGAAGAFVLLLCLLVVVLVRRRRQGKGRKPGAADPEPQDRGLQDSSGPAAATQEEALCERSGAALGGGGWEGLVAGSEDGVPARVASAPQPPLEPLDRGVGCEPRGPCQELRPPFCPSRCRRARRTARGGGGAGPAAGRGGWRPPRNDVCPGEPLKIKTQSGTGHFSFPAVGGIAGHRRQTSRGRQADGQSGCRI
- the LOC115502657 gene encoding leukocyte immunoglobulin-like receptor subfamily A member 6 isoform X1: MHKCHSCVCTDMRPQRSRNPHPLQHLRGLGTPWEAGQPPSGHTLCFCLSSKHQGPSLCTAGARGRDAMTPTLTALLLLGLSVEPRTQVQAGTLPTPSIWAEPGSVVPWGSAVNIWCQGTLEALKLHVYKEEGSVYLDRQPTLEPGNKAKFSITHMTDRHAGRYHCSYRSPAGLSERSDPLELVVTGFQIKPHLSALPRPVVTSGGKVTLQCTSWTAFHRFVLMREGEPRPAWTLDSQRHTSGQFQALFPVGPVTPSTRWTFRCYGYYSNIPHMWSLSSDPLELLVSGVSRKPSLLTQQSPVVTPGQRLTLQCRSDVGYDRFALSKEAARDLPQHLSLQPQAGLSGADFPLGPVSGSHGGRYTCYGGHNLSSEWSAPSDPLDILVTGQLSYTPSLSVQPGPTVASGENVTLLCQSWSFVDTFLLSKEGAADPPLRLRSEYRDRHYQAKFSMNPVTSAQGGTYRCYSSYSNFPYLLSHPSDPLELQVSGSSGEPGPPATDPSSTAGPNRYLYVLIGAAGAFVLLLCLLVVVLVRRRRQGKGRKPGAADPEPQDRGLQDSSGPAAATQEEALCERSGAALGGGGWEGLVAGSEDGVPARVASAPQPPLEPLDRGVGCEPRGPCQELRPPFCPSRCRRARRTARGGGGAGPAAGRGGWRPPRNDVCPGEPLKIKTQSGTGHFSFPAVGGIAGHRRQTSRGRQADGQSGGSSLLQAPRLAPPQPHTSPLPPPTAGCRI
- the LOC115502657 gene encoding leukocyte immunoglobulin-like receptor subfamily A member 6 isoform X3, which codes for MHKCHSCVCTDMRPQRSRNPHPLQHLRGLGTPWEHQGPSLCTAGARGRDAMTPTLTALLLLGLSVEPRTQVQAGTLPTPSIWAEPGSVVPWGSAVNIWCQGTLEALKLHVYKEEGSVYLDRQPTLEPGNKAKFSITHMTDRHAGRYHCSYRSPAGLSERSDPLELVVTGFQIKPHLSALPRPVVTSGGKVTLQCTSWTAFHRFVLMREGEPRPAWTLDSQRHTSGQFQALFPVGPVTPSTRWTFRCYGYYSNIPHMWSLSSDPLELLVSGVSRKPSLLTQQSPVVTPGQRLTLQCRSDVGYDRFALSKEAARDLPQHLSLQPQAGLSGADFPLGPVSGSHGGRYTCYGGHNLSSEWSAPSDPLDILVTGQLSYTPSLSVQPGPTVASGENVTLLCQSWSFVDTFLLSKEGAADPPLRLRSEYRDRHYQAKFSMNPVTSAQGGTYRCYSSYSNFPYLLSHPSDPLELQVSGSSGEPGPPATDPSSTAGPNRYLYVLIGAAGAFVLLLCLLVVVLVRRRRQGKGRKPGAADPEPQDRGLQDSSGPAAATQEEALCERSGAALGGGGWEGLVAGSEDGVPARVASAPQPPLEPLDRGVGCEPRGPCQELRPPFCPSRCRRARRTARGGGGAGPAAGRGGWRPPRNDVCPGEPLKIKTQSGTGHFSFPAVGGIAGHRRQTSRGRQADGQSGGSSLLQAPRLAPPQPHTSPLPPPTAGCRI
- the LOC115502657 gene encoding leukocyte immunoglobulin-like receptor subfamily A member 6 isoform X4 encodes the protein MHKCHSCVCTDMRPQRSRNPHPLQHLRGLGTPWEAGQPPSGHTLCFCLSSKHQGPSLCTAGARGRDAMTPTLTALLLLGLSVEPRTQVQAGTLPTPSIWAEPGSVVPWGSAVNIWCQGTLEALKLHVYKEEGSVYLDRQPTLEPGNKAKFSITHMTDRHAGRYHCSYRSPAGLSERSDPLELVVTGFQIKPHLSALPRPVVTSGGKVTLQCTSWTAFHRFVLMREGEPRPAWTLDSQRHTSGQFQALFPVGPVTPSTRWTFRCYGYYSNIPHMWSLSSDPLELLVSGVSRKPSLLTQQSPVVTPGQRLTLQCRSDVGYDRFALSKEAARDLPQHLSLQPQAGLSGADFPLGPVSGSHGGRYTCYGGHNLSSEWSAPSDPLDILVTGQLSYTPSLSVQPGPTVASGENVTLLCQSWSFVDTFLLSKEGAADPPLRLRSEYRDRHYQAKFSMNPVTSAQGGTYRCYSSYSNFPYLLSHPSDPLELQVSGPNRYLYVLIGAAGAFVLLLCLLVVVLVRRRRQGKGRKPGAADPEPQDRGLQDSSGPAAATQEEALCERSGAALGGGGWEGLVAGSEDGVPARVASAPQPPLEPLDRGVGCEPRGPCQELRPPFCPSRCRRARRTARGGGGAGPAAGRGGWRPPRNDVCPGEPLKIKTQSGTGHFSFPAVGGIAGHRRQTSRGRQADGQSGGSSLLQAPRLAPPQPHTSPLPPPTAGCRI
- the LOC115502657 gene encoding leukocyte immunoglobulin-like receptor subfamily A member 6 isoform X8, whose protein sequence is MHKCHSCVCTDMRPQRSRNPHPLQHLRGLGTPWEAGQPPSGHTLCFCLSSKHQGPSLCTAGARGRDAMTPTLTALLLLGLSVEPRTQVQAGTLPTPSIWAEPGSVVPWGSAVNIWCQGTLEALKLHVYKEEGSVYLDRQPTLEPGNKAKFSITHMTDRHAGRYHCSYRSPAGLSERSDPLELVVTGFQIKPHLSALPRPVVTSGGKVTLQCTSWTAFHRFVLMREGEPRPAWTLDSQRHTSGQFQALFPVGPVTPSTRWTFRCYGYYSNIPHMWSLSSDPLELLVSGVSRKPSLLTQQSPVVTPGQRLTLQCRSDVGYDRFALSKEAARDLPQHLSLQPQAGLSGADFPLGPVSGSHGGRYTCYGGHNLSSEWSAPSDPLDILVTGQLSYTPSLSVQPGPTVASGENVTLLCQSWSFVDTFLLSKEGAADPPLRLRSEYRDRHYQAKFSMNPVTSAQGGTYRCYSSYSNFPYLLSHPSDPLELQVSGSSGEPGPPATDPSSTAGPNRYLYVLIGAAGAFVLLLCLLVVVLVRRRRQGKGRKPGAADPEPQDRGLQDSSGPAAATQEEALCERSGAALGGGGWEGLVAGSEDGVPARVASAPQPPLEPLDRGVGCEPRGPCQELRPPFCPSRCRRARRTARGGGGAGPAGRGGWRPPRNDVCPGCRI
- the LOC115502657 gene encoding leukocyte immunoglobulin-like receptor subfamily A member 6 isoform X2, giving the protein MHKCHSCVCTDMRPQRSRNPHPLQHLRGLGTPWEAGQPPSGHTLCFCLSSKHQGPSLCTAGARGRDAMTPTLTALLLLGLSVEPRTQVQAGTLPTPSIWAEPGSVVPWGSAVNIWCQGTLEALKLHVYKEEGSVYLDRQPTLEPGNKAKFSITHMTDRHAGRYHCSYRSPAGLSERSDPLELVVTGFQIKPHLSALPRPVVTSGGKVTLQCTSWTAFHRFVLMREGEPRPAWTLDSQRHTSGQFQALFPVGPVTPSTRWTFRCYGYYSNIPHMWSLSSDPLELLVSGVSRKPSLLTQQSPVVTPGQRLTLQCRSDVGYDRFALSKEAARDLPQHLSLQPQAGLSGADFPLGPVSGSHGGRYTCYGGHNLSSEWSAPSDPLDILVTGQLSYTPSLSVQPGPTVASGENVTLLCQSWSFVDTFLLSKEGAADPPLRLRSEYRDRHYQAKFSMNPVTSAQGGTYRCYSSYSNFPYLLSHPSDPLELQVSGSSGEPGPPATDPSSTAGPNRYLYVLIGAAGAFVLLLCLLVVVLVRRRRQGKGRKPGAADPEPQDRGLQDSSGPAAATQEEALCERSGAALGGGGWEGLVAGSEDGVPARVASAPQPPLEPLDRGVGCEPRGPCQELRPPFCPSRCRRARRTARGGGGAGPAGRGGWRPPRNDVCPGEPLKIKTQSGTGHFSFPAVGGIAGHRRQTSRGRQADGQSGGSSLLQAPRLAPPQPHTSPLPPPTAGCRI
- the LOC115502657 gene encoding leukocyte immunoglobulin-like receptor subfamily A member 6 isoform X5 produces the protein MHKCHSCVCTDMRPQRSRNPHPLQHLRGLGTPWEAGQPPSGHTLCFCLSSKHQGPSLCTAGARGRDAMTPTLTALLLLGLSVEPRTQVQAGTLPTPSIWAEPGSVVPWGSAVNIWCQGTLEALKLHVYKEEGSVYLDRQPTLEPGNKAKFSITHMTDRHAGRYHCSYRSPAGLSERSDPLELVVTGFQIKPHLSALPRPVVTSGGKVTLQCTSWTAFHRFVLMREGEPRPAWTLDSQRHTSGQFQALFPVGPVTPSTRWTFRCYGYYSNIPHMWSLSSDPLELLVSGVSRKPSLLTQQSPVVTPGQRLTLQCRSDVGYDRFALSKEAARDLPQHLSLQPQAGLSGADFPLGPVSGSHGGRYTCYGGHNLSSEWSAPSDPLDILVTGQLSYTPSLSVQPGPTVASGENVTLLCQSWSFVDTFLLSKEGAADPPLRLRSEYRDRHYQAKFSMNPVTSAQGGTYRCYSSYSNFPYLLSHPSDPLELQVSGSSGEPGPPATDPSSTAGPNRYLYVLIGAAGAFVLLLCLLVVVLVRRRRQGKGRKPGAADPEPQDRGLQDSSGPAAATQEEALCERSGAALGGGGWEGLVAGSEDGVPARVASAPQPPLEPLDRGVGCEPRGPCQELRPPFCPSRCRRARRTARGGGGAGPAGETPAPVQTPRALLVPNVNQRTLPCPHTTRSWRCPTGALSLLGHPGASCRDLAGPPTCPP